agccgaaaaacacgaccatgtatagtaaggcatttttagccccccaaaaaaagaccatgtatagtaaggcgtttttacccgaaaaaaaccccgaccatgtatagtaaggcgtttttggccgaaaaaaacctgaCCATGCTCCATATGAATGCATGCGCTGTTTTATATTCGATAGGTATggtcgtgcgtgcgtgcgtgcgtgttgtcCTCGTGAATGAACGGCGATGTTGCTCGTGTTTGTACAAGAGCGTTTATTGCTCGAGATGAGCGGCAATATCGATGATGTGTTTATTGCACTCCGAAGAAACATCGGCGGCGTTTTAATGAGCGGCGTgcaattaaaacacaaaaaggaaCCGTGGCTGGAGACGGAAAAGCGCAGTTCAAAAAGAAGAAGCGGAGGCGCGTCGTAACGGGAGTCAAAATGGCGGCTTGGAGTTTTATTGTTCGAGTGCGAAGGGCCCTCTGGTGGACTCATTAGCTTGACCACTTTGACTTATTTTACGACGCCCGCTAATTAGCGCGCGAGTTATGGCGGCGATCGGGCCACTTTTTGTGACGCTCGGtgtctctctctccgtctccgTCCGTCATTAACTCTGCGGACGTCCTTGCTGCGGCGGTCaaacgtgttaaaaaaaaaaaagacgactaaAAGAGCCCACTTCCTGTTCCTTTCTTTGCTTGCTTCGGGGCGAGCGAGGCGTCGTGAGCAAACGCGCATGCGCCGACACCGCAAACGGACAGCAAGTAGTCCGACGGAACAAGACTTGATGGCCGCGGTTGCTCCGCCGTTGCGTTCGTCCCCCGCGGACCGCGGAAGGCGAGGGCCAAGGCGACGCTCGTGCCGGCGGAAACAAAAGTTGCCGGGAGAGCGCGaggagcgcgcgcgcgcgttgtACGGCTCCCTTTGGCTCCTTTAGGGCCGTCTGAGGTCTTATTTATGACGGCCGCGGTTCTCCGCCGTGGCCTCGTTAGCCGGGCCCGTGCACGCGGACTCCGGGATCATTAGCGCCTTTGTTGTTTTCAGAAGAGCTCAGGTGCTCGCGTTCTTCTGCGTTCCGCTTTCCTTGGGCAGTGGACCTTGTACTCGCAAAATCTTTAGCCGGCACCTCGCTGCACGCGACACCGACGCCGACTCAAACTTTGAGGCTCGAGAAAATCCGGCGGAGTGTCGGCCGGTCCCGGCGTCGACGGTCCTTCTCCATCTTTCCATTTGTCAAGCGTTCGCCCATCTCAGAAGGTGCGCGGCCGAACTCTTGGGACGGAAGCCAAACTTGCTCCGATGGGCTTTTTCGGACATCTCGGATAAGGTCATGATATTGCGAGTGTATCCCCAGTTGAGAAGCACAAGTCCCGCCTTGGGATGGAACGGGCGCAACGGAAGCTACGGAAGAAGGTGAGCAAAGAGAGACCAGGCGTTGAGTCGCTCGGGTGACGTCATCTTTATTTCTTTGTGTCCAAAAAGCAGCGCACGCACGCGCCAACGTTGGCATTGTCAATCCCGCGGCGCCACGGAAACGCCGACGCCTTGACGGAGGCCGTGTGCCGACGTGCGCGTGTCGGCAGCAACCTGGAGCGTCCGCACGCGCATGGGGGGGGGAGCAAGAAGAGCGGGAGCGGTGCGGCGAGCCACGCCCAAAAGACGTTTCAGTGCAAAGGCGGCGGATGGAAGCGGCGCGTCAACcgttgcttgctttttttttttttttttagcttttagcTTGGTTGGTGCGCCGCACATGTGACACAAAATGCCTTTACAAAAAGTGGACAACATGTTTTGAACAATGTTgcgaggtttttgttttttttacaaaacctttttttttttttaacaatttctaAAAGACAACAACCATGGAGATTTCCAACATCAAATAAAGCTCGGAAATACGGAAGAACGGAAGGCGCACACTAACAGCAagaagaagacaacaaaaaaggtcaaagaagaagagagagagagagagaaaaaaaaggtcctcCTGGCTCGCTGGCCAAAATGTCAAACGCTCGGCCGACGGTGCTCACGACACAAAGtgcttttggaggaaaaaaacggggAGGGGCAGGGGAGGGCTGAAAGGATTTTCGAGCCCCACTTTTCCAGAGCGGGACGTTCAGGAAGTCGGATTGACGGCCGCGCCGACCTATTCTGGACTCCCACAAAGCCTCGGCATTCTTCCCGTGCGacgtgtaaaaaaacaaaagcaaaaagcaaGTGGCGGATCCTCCTTGGAGCGTAACTTTGCATTCAAtaaagacgccccccccccctcaaaaaaaaaccttgccatTTTTACAAACTATTCAAGCAAGCGTCATGCAAACATTGGAGGCAAACAAAGCAGAGGCGCCCGCTCGCCCAAAGCCCATCGgcccatgatgatgatgatgatgatgatgatgtcatcaggaCCTTCCTgggaaccccccgcccccccaacgaGGCAAAACCCACGTCTGTGAGGTGGCGTCATCGCAGTCACGTGAGCGTGGAGGCAGAGGCGGGACCATCCGTCGGGCTCGCCGATGGACGGCGACtgcgaggggggcggggggggggatggcgGAACCGGGGGGCTGGAGTCGTCTCACATGGGCGGCACGATGAGACCGGCCATGGCTGCGAGCAGAAAGCAGGCCGCACTGAAAACCCGCAACGCTTCGCAAATCGGGACCATCGCGGCGCGTTTGTTTGCGCCCGCCGCACGCTCGCCGACGGCCAAAGCAAAAGCCGAGGCTTCCCACGGCTTTCCCGTCGCTAAAGGCCGAATCGCTCAAAGCGGCTGTTTGAAACCAaaagggcgggggcgggggggggggggggggggggttgttcacATCGGCAGCAACcgggaagaaaaaataattacaaatgttTGCTTCCTCGCCCCACACGCAAGTTAGGGATCAACCTTGGcggggagtgagggggggggggggcaagtgcaGCGATGGGAAAAGATGGGAGGGCGCATGGTCAATGCTCACCCTGGAGGCCGGCGCCATtggcggggggcggggaggtCTGTGGCCGCAGCACGGGAGCGAAGGCGCTCTTCTGTTTGACTGCAGAAGCCACGGGGGAGAACGAACGCGCGCCTGCGGGGGCAGCAAGAAGAGGGAGACcacgggtgagggggggggccaCACTCGCCCGCAGTTGATCCGCAACTCCACGAGGCTCTGACGCCGTGAACGCACGTGACGGCGGGGGAACGGGGGCCTGAGCGGAAATCGACGAGGGCGAGTCAAAAAGGGGCGCGGGTGAGGGCGGGGCACGTGGCGAGCGGGGGCGGCCGCCATGACCAATGGCGCAGACAAAACGGCGCCGATGGAGCCGGCGGGCCACTTACCGGCGTAGGCGGAGTTGGCGCCGGTGCCATTGATGAAGCCGGGCGAGCCGGGCACGGCCAGGTTGCTCATGGCGGCGGCGTAGCCGTTGATGGAGGACGCGATGCTGTTGATGGCGTTGTAGTTGGCCGACTGCTGCGGCGTGGAGCTCGGCGCGTAACCGCGAGGGGAAACGCTGCTGGAGCTGCGCGAGTACGCTagcaacacaaaagaaaaaacaaaaaaaatgagcaaaaagcCCAGAAGGCGGCGCACACGCGTGCCTGCGGCTCACCTTGGTCGGCCTGCGACGCCTCCGAGATGTTTGCGCTGAGCTGGCCGCCGAAGGAGTTGACGGCCATCATGCCCGAATGCGCCGCCGGCAGCTGGTTGTGGCCGCGGGGGACGCCGCTGTACAGCGCCTCCGTCAGGTCGGCCGCTCTCTTCAGGATCATGTCCtgcggaggggggagggggggtcagaaGCAGGAAGCTCGTGGCCGGCGCCGAGCGGGCCTCACCTGGTTGCCGTGCGGCATCCCGTAGAGCGCCTCCACCAGGTCGGCGGCTCGCTTCAACAGCACTTCCTGTCGCCCGGTTGCAAGCACGTCGTCAGtcattgacaaaaaagaaagcGGCGGTGAAAAACACTCTCCAGGTTGTCGCGGCGCGGACGACATTGGGACAGCGCCAATAAGCAAGCCCTCCCAATCCCTTTCCAGCCTCACTTCTCGGCCACCACTTGACCCGGTGACCTTTGTGACCTCAAAGGCCACTCTGGCTCAACAGTGATTTCCCCACGACATCAAGAAATGCTCAAAGTGAGCAATCTGCTCGGGAGGTGGGCCGGAGAAAGCCACGTTCCTTTCATTTGCGGGCGGGTGGCACTTTTCAACTcttctttttctccaaactCAGCATTTCAAAACACAAAGTTGGCCCAATTGGAAGCGGGCAGCCGGTTTCGGTTTTGTTTGTCGTTGTCTCGCCAAAAAAGCGTCAAGGGGGAGAAAGCGACCGAAGGAGAGACGAAAGGAAGCGGCGACAACGTCATCGTCAGATGTGGGAAGGGAGGGGGCGAGGGAGGGAGCGCCGACGTCCCCCGAGAAGCGGGAAGGTGGAGGCCTCTGCTGGCGCTCCCGAGGGTATTGCACGCCGCCGCCCGTCGGCCTCCTCCTTCCCCGTCGGCAACAGCGGCGGCCAGTGCCGGCTCCtttcttggggtttttttgtcggCTTCCGCCagacggttgggggggggggggcagagcggcCTTTCGTCCCTCAAGTGGCTGCGCTGAGTGCAAAACAACTTGGCAGCAACTGGGAGGGAATCCCAACGCCTCCTCTGCAATTTCCGCTGTGGTGGGCGGTCGGAAAGGGGTGGGgcggaggtgtgggggggggggtcttcatgAGATGCCGGTTGCCCGAGGATGAGGACGAGCCCGAAGGAGGAGTCGTCAGACAACTCTTAAGTAAGATAAATCACCAGCGGCGAGGCGAGGAAGAAGGAAAGCggggggcctggggggggggggggggggcgacatgaGCGACCATCAGAGAGACTTCTAAGGGCGCACGGCGGCGGCCACCGCTTGCTCGACTTGACTTGCTGTCATCTAAACCATCGGCGCTCGGAGACGCGCTCAGGCGGCGAATCTGCCAGCAACTGGCGCCGCCGTCAAAGATTCACGTGGCCGCTGCGTCTTCAAAACAGGGCCCGATTTGTGACGGGGAAGGCAGGAAGGCCCCGCCCCTTTCCACTCGGGGCCGTCCAATGTTGATGGTGCTCGGTGGGGGGGCTTTTGGTTCCGACTGATGTCTCTTCTTATGTAACGATATCCCGTGAGGCGTCCGCCAATCGGAAGGTTGGGAAGCTTGGAGTGCAAACGGAGCCGGCCGAAGGAGCGCCAGCGCCCGCCAATGGCGTGCGGCGCACGGTGAGCGCCGACGGGCTTTCGACACCTCGGCGTCGGATCCCGTCACAGACGCCCGAAGCGCCCGCCACTCGAGGCCGAGCGGACAAGGAAAAGTGCGGCCGAGCAAACGGGAAGCGACGGGCGGCGTTGACCCGTCGCCGCGCCGACAAAGAGCTTTCCCCCCCGCGCCTCCGAGGAAGCGGAAGGCATAAATATTCATGGCGAGGACGAGGCGGCGGCCGGGCCAGACGGCCGCGGCGGCGCGACCCGCGCCGGCGATTAGCATCAATTTACAAACAAACGGCTTTTTGTGGCGCGTCGCCGTTTGATGAATGGCTTCAatttggcggcggcggcgttcgCTGTCACCGCGCGTCGGCCCTCATTGGCCACATCGCCGACGCCCCGACGCaatctgccgccgccgccgctcgcctcCGCAATCATTTGAAGGCACGCGCGCGCTCGCTCGCCGTCGACCGGCGACCACAACGGCGGCGTCTGCCGTCTTGCTTTGGAGACGAGCGTTTTAATgcggcccccccaccaccacccaaaaaaaaacatcaaaggcGCGGTGGTGTGAGTGTTTCCCACTTGCCACTGAAGCCTTCCCCGAAAATCCCAATCTCGTCCAAAAACCATTCGAATGACCCCAAATGCAAAAGTGAATGCGGATTTCAATTTTCGATCCAAATCTCAATCCAAATTGGAATCTGAATGCAAATCAAGCAGTCAGAACTTAGACTTAGACACCCAAGACTCCGCGTCAGTCCCGACTCGAGCCAGAATCCAAATCTTGCACAAAATCTCATTTCCAAACTCAATCTGAATTCAATGACAGCCTAAATCTTATTCCAAAGTAAGATTTAACGTCAGCCTCGAGTACGACGGAGTCTTTCAAATCTCAATTTGAAAGTAAATCTGAATGTCGCGGTCCCAAGGTCAATCCGGACCGCGGAAAAGAATCTGTCCAAATGGGGACGGGATGTCAATGTTGAAAGCGCATTTTAAAGGTGGCGGAAGTCAATCTCTCCAAATCAACATCTGAATCGGGATCCGGGCCGAAATCGCAACGTCACAATGAAATGACTCGTCCGTCTGAATATCGGTGGAAGTAAGAAAGCACTGACCTTGGGTAACCTCTCGGGGTCCCCGGGGTGGCGAGGGATGACCTTCTGTAACCTCTGGAAGCCGTAGTCGATGGTGGGCTCGTTCAAGGCTGTccaagcgcacgcacacacacaggcacaagcACAGCGGTTTGGCGAGTTGCGCCGTCGCCAATGATGAAGTCATCCGATTAAGCCGGCGCTCGCTCGGCGGAATGAGCGGCTCCTAATTCAAATCTACTTCCTGCCGGCGCCGAGGAggagtcggcggcggcggcgactccTTCGCGCCCATCAACTCCATTAATCATAAAACACTGTCAAATTTGACTTTGGGGACAATTTGTCAGAGGGTCTTTGTCAGCGTTAGCGCTTGTAGCGGCTAACGATGATTGACAGGCCGCGCGCCGGCCGCCTCCTCGCCCACATTTGCATAAGTGCGGCCTTCATGAATACGAGGCGGGCGGACGGGCGGGCGGGCCGCCGACGCTATTAGCATGAGAACAATATTTGTTTGGCTTTCCCCGGGAACGCCGGCCCGCCGCCACCTTAAATCTAATTTGTCCGAGGCGAGGCGAGGCGGCCGGCGCAAGAGGATGGAAGAAGCGacgcgggggggttgggggggggggggaacaaacgcGCAGAGTGACAAAGCGTCCCGGCGAGCGCGCCGCCGTGAACGAGCCACGTATGTCGGAATGTCGGAAAACAATCCGCCCCGTTTCCCAAATGGTCTTTCCGCCCCGCCGCGCGCTGTCAAAACCGGATCGGggaacgccgccgccgccgcaaatGGAAGCCGACGCGGACGCGAGGCCCAATCGTGACTCGCCATCTTCAAACTCAAGATCACTCCAAATCATCGGCATCCGCTTGCCGTCTTCCCGTCCTTGCGTCGGCGAGCAGGCCCGAGGTAGCTTTCACGTCACCCTTAACATCCGTTCAGATCAGACGCCGCCCGTCCGCCAGTCGCTGTACTCGGCGGCGGCGATCCTGTCGCAGCTGTCGGGACTCAAGCGGAAAACAACCGCCCGCCGCACGCTTGCTAATTAGGAGCTAATCACCTCCCGCCGACTCAAAGAAGccgcccctctccctccccacgCGAGATGATACTCGGAGGCCTAAAAGGGCCCCGTGGAAAGCGCTAATTAGCCCACGTTAGCTCTTGGAAGGCGCGCGTGCGCAAAGGCCCGCGACGTGATCGGTCCCGACTGAGGCGAGGCCAAGTCCCGCcgggctgtcaatcaaaagatGACTTCAAAGGAACTCTTCCTTTCATCACAAGCGTGTCCCTGTcgtccccgccgccgccgccgccgagttgCGTAagttggagggggtggggtcaaACTGGGGTCGCGCAGGTGacatcctgtttttatataatatctcgcTTACTAATTttgacattgtattttcttattgtgtgtaaagtgtccttgggtggcatgaaaggcgcttttcaATCAAATGCATtattagcattattattattattattattattatttcctcaCCGCTGATGGACTTGACGTGAGCGGGTGTGACTTTTGGGCGTGTTTGAAAATGACGTCGGAGGAAGACGCGGCAAGAACGCGTTTGGGGTGGAGGCCGCTGACAGGTCCACAAAGACGCTAATCTGCTCGGCCAATCGCAAGAGGCGGCGACGGGCGGCCGTTGTGACAAAGGCGGGCGGGTGAAgaaggggtggcgggggggccaTTTCAGAGCAGGAGCTGACATTTACTTATCAGTCTCAACAGCTGACATGTGACCTTTGAGCCGCATCCGAGGACTTTtgaatgatgaggatgatgatgcggcagaggtcagaggtcagacGCGCGTGCGTGCAATCCGACACGTTGGGGTCACCGCATCGGGTCATCTTTTCACGTCATTCTGCTTGTGAATACGACGACGATGTTGATCATCGGCACTTTGACAGAGCGACCTCCACCGTTCACTCCACGTACGCAAAATACAAATCAGACGTTCACCTGTGTAGACGAAGCGTCCCGGCGCGCCTTTGCAGAACTGTTTGGACTTGTAGGACAGCGTGACCTCCACCACCCCGGGAATGTGGCGAGGGGGCGTCTGGACGCGGATGGCGTGCGGCGTGATCAGCTGCGGAGCACAACCACATGCTGGAGCAAGGCGCCGCGACACAAGAGGGCGTCCTGGCCTCGGCGGGGGCCTCACCTCGCTCCACACCAGCATGGTCCCGAAGACCACCTGGAGGCCGTCGAAGAAGTTGTCTCCGATGAGGATGACGGTGGCGCCCCCCGTGGTCCAGCCTTCGCTGGGGCTGATGGCTTTGATGCACGGCGTGGCTgcttcacaacacacacacacacagtccattTTTCATGAGTGGCacgtgctaacatgctaacgcgTGCGCATCCACACAAGTTCACACTCGGCAAGGCTCGTCAGACATTCGGCGCTCTTTGCTGCCTGACGACTCATCCCgctcaaatgttttcttcttttcttctttctagccAGCCaccatcttgctgctgtagactgtaaacgtccccagtgtgggacaaataaaggttatcttgaAATGGCTCGCGAGTGTCCACTGGTTGGTTGATTTGTCAAGCCGCTCGATTGGCGGTTTGGCCACCGATTTGTTGCGTCGTGAACGGGCGGGAGGTCGACCGGTCGCTTCGTCAGTTGATCGGTCGACCGACTGCTTGAGTGGTCACTGAGCTGCTCGTTTGTTTGCCTCTTCATCAATCGACGGGCGGTCCCATACGGCGCTTGGATGGAGCCACGTGTAGCGTCTGGTGCAGATGGGGCTTTTTTTCATACGCCGCAGCGGCCAGAACAACCGCGGTGGGAGTTTGCCCGGCGCCAGGCGTGACGGCCACGCGGCGAGACGGGCTGACAAAAGAGCGAGCGGGGCGGCGGCCAAGGCCAAGGCGAAGGCATTCATTTCCCGCCTTTTGTCAGGACGGTAAACAAACCACATGATGCGTCTTTTGCGCGCGGACCCCGACGCAAAGCAAAAGAGGAGCACGTCTGGAGgatgcttggggggggggggggcaaacacgGCGGCAGATGTTGAGTCTTTTTTGAAAAGCAGATAAAAGGATGACGACCAAGAGGCTTCGGACCGGCGCGCCTCCCCGGCTGGTGTCGAGGCCGCCTCGGCGACAATCGCGAGCTGACAGATTGGTGTCAGCCGGCGTTTGTTTGGGTCCCAGCCAGGTGCCAGCCAAACACGTGGGGGCCCCCCAAAGAGGCCGGCGCTCCTTTCATGCGGAGAGGAGCGCCAGACGCCCGCCGCACTTGAAAAAGGCCAGTCGGGACGTCGGCCGATACCTCTTTGATGACTGACGCCGGGAGGGCTTCTTTGACTTGCCGGCGTGTCCCAGACGGGTGGGAGTTGTCGAGGAGAAGGCGGACAAAGGAAGACAAAAGTTTTGCTCCGACCACATTTTCTTCATCTCCATCGTTACCGTCTTTGCCGTTGGCCCGGATGGAAGGAAAAGttgattttcttgttttcttgttttttttttttttcctctcatcacTTGAAGTGGCTCAACCCCAGAGCCACTTCAGAGTAGGGCCTTGAGATTTGAGCGATGGGAGTGGACTTTGCGGAAGGTGGCCTTTGCGCCCGCGTGCTCGCAGGAAGGAGCGCGTCGGCGGCGCCCGTCGTCTGCCGCCTGGAGATCCGTGACGGGTTTCTACGGCAGAACACGCGGCTAGCGGAAGCGCGCGCGCATGGCCGGTTAAGTAGTCGCTActggagatgaaaaaaaaacttacaaatACTGACTCGAGATCATCGATAAAAAAGCGCAGCAGCCCGCCGGCGGACCGAGACCAAACATTTTTGCAAGGGGGAACCCGTGCCCCCTGGCAAACGGAGGGTGCGCTCTTACCTTCAGACGGGTCCAGGCGGCGTGCGCGGCGGCCATGTTTGGAGTTGTTGTGGACAAACATGTTGTCGGAGACAGAGAGCACGTGACCGTCCACGTTGACCGTGGTGGACACCACCACCTGCGCGACAAGACTTTTGAGAGCCCGTCCGGCGGCTTTGGGCGAGGGGCGGCCGTCGCCCACCGCGCCACTCACCTGGAAGCGCCGCATGTCTCTCGGGTTGCCCGCATTCTTCAAACAGTTCTGATTGCACTTGAGGAAGAACTTGAGGAAGAACCTACAACAGCGGCccaacaaaaacacatcagtACATGTTCGGTgcagcacccccaccccaaattgtTTGCATTGTGCAGTTTCAACTGAGGAGCGAGCGCGCCCGCTCAGTTGCGTCGCCACGGATGACAACCTCATCTCCTGCTCAAAGGAGGCGAAGTGGGCCAACCCTCCCGTCGCCACGACAACACGAAGCTTCCTCATCTGACGGTGCCGGTTGTCAAGGGCGACAGCCAtgtaaacaacacaaacacggCGTCTCGGGGGGGCCCGCTCGAACGCGACGGTCCCAAGCGGGGATCCGCGTTCTCGCCGCTTTAGTCAATAAAAATCAAGTTGTTATGAAATCAAGGACAtagggcagccccccccccgaccctgcCCCCATCGGTGCTTTGCCCACCGCTGCTTTACAGCCCTCCAGAAGTGAATGAATCAGAGCGTTTGTGTGTCGGATGATGTCACCCGACCGCATTAGGGGAAACGCTGCGGTTGGATTCAGATTACAACAGGCGCACGTGGAGTTGCGGCGGCGGCGTCAGCAGTGGAAAATCAAtagtctcccccccacccccaacccggAAAAAAACGTGTGGAGtatatttcactgtgcctgttaGCTTAGCGTCACAGTTGCATTTGACGGGCGGCGACAAAGCATTGGTCGCACTCAAAGGTGACACCAAGGAGtgcacaaaacaaagaaaactagtTTGGTGCaagcggacacacacacacacacacacacacacacacacacaaacacacacacacagaccgagGGAGGGATGATTAGCAGGCGAGGCGGAGTGTAGTACTGACGCGGCGGCGGCCATGTTAGCCTCTCGAGATGAAGTCGGCCGTCTGCGCCGCTCATTAGCAACAAACAAGAGCGGCTGTGCGCGCATGCACGTTAGCATGGCGCGATGATGCTAACGTGCGCGAGAGCGTCCGCGTGGCTCGTTGGCTCGGCTACACGTCATCAATAATTCAGCGGGCGAGATGTGAAAATGACACGGGGCTCGGAGCTCCACCTCCACCGGCGTGGACAATCAAAGTCAATATTTGATGAGGTCCTAAAACGCAAGTGAGCCCCTCGCCTCCATACCCAGAACACGCACGGACACACGGGAGTGCGCTTCCGCTCCACGCACGCGAGTTGTCCGTACTCCAAGGGCTCTTAAAAGGGTTCCGTCTGGCAGCTTGAGTGGCGCCGCTCTGCTGGCCACCGCCTGCATAGCAAGACGTGACGGCGTGCGCGTGGTGTGGACGGGCCTGTGTggcgtgtgtttgtgcacgggtcggtgtgtgtttcttttttcgtGGGAGTTGCTCCGATTGCCGTCTACTTGTGCGTGTGCGGACTGGATCAGGACGCGCACGCCTTTGTTTACACGCGCGCGAACATCCGTTTGGGTGCACGCGGGCGAAAGTCGCCAAGTTCTCATCCATTCTCAACATGGGGACAGGAAGCGGAGGCGGGCGAAAAACCGCAGAACAACTGCTTTCATGAGCCTCAAAAGCCCACCGTGATTGTGTGCGCGTGAAAGCGCGGGGgacacatgaaaaataaaatgaggtgCAAGTCAGAGTTGGATCGCAAAACGGGGGAAAAccattggatccaaaacaacTAAATCA
This window of the Hippocampus zosterae strain Florida chromosome 1, ASM2543408v3, whole genome shotgun sequence genome carries:
- the LOC127600669 gene encoding transcription factor COE3-like isoform X1, which produces MFSIQDGLPRGGLTMKEEPLPTGMTPVRSWMAGGGILDANTAAQSGVGLARAHFEKQPPSNLRKSNFFHFVLALYDRQGQPVEIERTSYLDFVEKDKEYNGEKTNNGIHYRLQLLYSNGIRTEQDLYVRLIDSMTKQAILYEGQDKNPEMCRVLLTHEIMCSRCCDKKSCGNRNETPSDPVIIDRFFLKFFLKCNQNCLKNAGNPRDMRRFQVVVSTTVNVDGHVLSVSDNMFVHNNSKHGRRARRLDPSEAATPCIKAISPSEGWTTGGATVILIGDNFFDGLQVVFGTMLVWSELITPHAIRVQTPPRHIPGVVEVTLSYKSKQFCKGAPGRFVYTALNEPTIDYGFQRLQKVIPRHPGDPERLPKEVLLKRAADLVEALYGMPHGNQDMILKRAADLTEALYSGVPRGHNQLPAAHSGMMAVNSFGGQLSANISEASQADQAYSRSSSSVSPRGYAPSSTPQQSANYNAINSIASSINGYAAAMSNLAVPGSPGFINGTGANSAYAGARSFSPVASAVKQKSAFAPVLRPQTSPPPANGAGLQAMAGLIVPPM
- the LOC127600669 gene encoding transcription factor COE3-like isoform X2, producing MFSIQDGLPRGGLTMKEEPLPTGMTPVRSWMAGGGILDANTAAQSGVGLARAHFEKQPPSNLRKSNFFHFVLALYDRQGQPVEIERTSYLDFVEKDKEYNGEKTNNGIHYRLQLLYSNGIRTEQDLYVRLIDSMTKQAILYEGQDKNPEMCRVLLTHEIMCSRCCDKKSCGNRNETPSDPVIIDRFFLKFFLKCNQNCLKNAGNPRDMRRFQVVVSTTVNVDGHVLSVSDNMFVHNNSKHGRRARRLDPSEATPCIKAISPSEGWTTGGATVILIGDNFFDGLQVVFGTMLVWSELITPHAIRVQTPPRHIPGVVEVTLSYKSKQFCKGAPGRFVYTALNEPTIDYGFQRLQKVIPRHPGDPERLPKEVLLKRAADLVEALYGMPHGNQDMILKRAADLTEALYSGVPRGHNQLPAAHSGMMAVNSFGGQLSANISEASQADQAYSRSSSSVSPRGYAPSSTPQQSANYNAINSIASSINGYAAAMSNLAVPGSPGFINGTGANSAYAGARSFSPVASAVKQKSAFAPVLRPQTSPPPANGAGLQAMAGLIVPPM
- the LOC127600669 gene encoding transcription factor COE3-like isoform X3 is translated as MFSIQDGLPRGGLTMKEEPLPTGMTPVRSWMAGGGILDANTAAQSGVGLARAHFEKQPPSNLRKSNFFHFVLALYDRQGQPVEIERTSYLDFVEKDKEYNGEKTNNGIHYRLQLLYSNGIRTEQDLYVRLIDSMTKQAILYEGQDKNPEMCRVLLTHEIMCSRCCDKKSCGNRNETPSDPVIIDRFFLKFFLKCNQNCLKNAGNPRDMRRFQVVVSTTVNVDGHVLSVSDNMFVHNNSKHGRRARRLDPSEAATPCIKAISPSEGWTTGGATVILIGDNFFDGLQVVFGTMLVWSELITPHAIRVQTPPRHIPGVVEVTLSYKSKQFCKGAPGRFVYTALNEPTIDYGFQRLQKVIPRHPGDPERLPKEVLLKRAADLVEALYGMPHGNQDMILKRAADLTEALYSGVPRGHNQLPAAHSGMMAVNSFGGQLSANISEASQADQAYSRSSSSVSPRGYAPSSTPQQSANYNAINSIASSINGYAAAMSNLAVPGSPGFINGTGANSAYAAMAGLIVPPM